One Sphingopyxis macrogoltabida genomic region harbors:
- a CDS encoding TonB-dependent siderophore receptor produces MNGLCRNGYRVGSGRTRLRLAAGALAMQAALAATGAYAQEAGDKGGQGDAIVVSGYRYLAEDTSGTTGLPVPIEKVPQSISLVSEDFMDATDVRSLGDVAQYTPGALFDGNPGGTASIVKLRGFAAGNAIDGLNVGALDYEPDFATLERLEIVKGPTSVVYGAANPGGIINQVTKSAKANTPSHIELLGGSWDRWRIEGQVAASLNAAGTVNVIGIAAHEEAGSFMQRVDSTKTVLYAGIDAELTPGLTGYIHGGYERYRRTSFDGIPTFPDGSPAPVGRSFFIGSGDFDLVTPVVRVNGGLDWEASEALSVSLKLNYLRSNTTGESGFGFGLEDNGDFFLAINNITKSVTKAFSAGLSAVYKLDDLGLADSFVTVAANYQHYDTKQAGTIPDMPEGDVANIFDGVDAIEALFNTRTYPGIFDYSLNRRLRYLTLSTQANIKVAEPLTLLGGISWAKPDVSKQSGTAPWEDFSGDSQTSLRLAATLEPVQGLNFYLSYSESFQPQLFIDAVGDVLPPLTGEQYEAGVKYVSPDRRLLLTAAVFDVRQANQARYDQTIDLIDRYSPVGKVRHRGFELQAVGEVVKGWQVNAGLAILDPTIREDDDPTLIGKTVAFLPKSTASLYTSYEFGGGAFVGGGIRYVDSVKTDIDRATRDLPSYVLADVSAGYDFERFRVQLNVKNLFDKHYFVNNYQTLFYGNVVGEPRSVTVSLRANF; encoded by the coding sequence ATGAACGGACTTTGCCGGAACGGGTATCGGGTTGGATCGGGCCGCACACGGCTGCGGCTGGCAGCAGGGGCGCTGGCGATGCAGGCGGCGCTCGCAGCCACGGGCGCCTATGCGCAGGAAGCGGGTGACAAAGGCGGCCAAGGCGATGCGATCGTCGTCAGCGGCTATCGCTACCTTGCCGAGGACACCAGCGGCACGACCGGGCTTCCGGTGCCGATCGAGAAGGTCCCGCAGTCGATCAGCCTCGTCAGCGAAGACTTCATGGACGCGACCGATGTCCGCTCGCTGGGCGATGTTGCGCAATATACGCCAGGCGCGCTGTTCGACGGCAATCCGGGCGGCACCGCGTCGATCGTCAAGCTGCGCGGCTTTGCCGCCGGCAATGCGATCGACGGGCTGAACGTCGGCGCGCTCGATTACGAGCCCGACTTCGCGACGCTCGAACGGCTCGAAATCGTCAAGGGCCCGACGTCGGTGGTCTATGGCGCTGCCAATCCCGGCGGCATCATCAATCAGGTGACCAAGAGCGCGAAAGCGAACACGCCTTCGCATATCGAACTGCTCGGCGGTTCGTGGGATCGCTGGCGGATCGAGGGGCAGGTCGCCGCTTCGCTGAACGCGGCGGGCACGGTAAATGTCATTGGTATCGCCGCCCACGAAGAGGCGGGCAGTTTCATGCAGCGCGTCGATTCGACGAAGACGGTGCTCTACGCCGGGATCGATGCCGAGCTGACGCCCGGCCTCACCGGCTATATCCATGGCGGCTACGAACGCTATCGGCGTACCTCGTTCGACGGCATCCCGACCTTTCCCGACGGATCGCCGGCGCCGGTCGGCCGGTCCTTCTTCATCGGGTCGGGCGATTTCGACCTTGTGACCCCGGTCGTGCGCGTGAACGGCGGGCTGGACTGGGAGGCGTCGGAGGCGCTGTCGGTCAGCTTGAAGCTCAACTATCTCCGTTCGAACACGACGGGAGAGAGCGGGTTCGGCTTCGGGCTCGAAGACAATGGCGACTTCTTCCTCGCGATCAACAACATCACCAAAAGCGTGACCAAGGCGTTCAGTGCCGGACTTTCGGCAGTGTACAAGCTCGACGACCTCGGGCTGGCCGACAGCTTCGTCACCGTCGCTGCCAATTATCAGCATTACGACACGAAGCAGGCCGGGACGATCCCCGATATGCCGGAAGGCGATGTCGCGAACATTTTCGACGGCGTCGACGCGATCGAGGCGCTGTTCAACACGCGGACCTATCCCGGGATCTTCGATTACAGCCTCAATCGCCGACTCCGCTATTTGACCCTGTCGACGCAGGCGAACATCAAGGTCGCGGAGCCGCTGACGCTGCTCGGCGGCATCAGCTGGGCCAAGCCCGATGTGAGCAAGCAGTCGGGCACGGCGCCGTGGGAGGATTTCAGCGGCGACAGCCAGACCAGCCTGCGCCTCGCCGCGACACTGGAGCCAGTCCAGGGCCTCAATTTCTATCTGTCGTACAGCGAATCCTTCCAGCCGCAGTTGTTCATCGACGCGGTCGGCGACGTGCTGCCGCCGCTGACCGGCGAGCAATATGAAGCCGGGGTCAAATATGTGTCGCCCGACCGGCGGCTGTTGCTCACCGCGGCAGTCTTCGACGTCCGGCAGGCCAATCAGGCGCGCTACGACCAGACCATCGACCTGATCGATCGCTATTCGCCGGTCGGCAAGGTGCGGCACCGCGGCTTCGAATTGCAGGCGGTCGGCGAGGTTGTGAAGGGCTGGCAGGTCAACGCCGGGCTCGCCATCCTCGATCCGACAATCCGCGAGGATGACGATCCGACGCTGATCGGCAAGACGGTCGCCTTTCTGCCCAAGAGCACGGCGAGCCTCTACACCAGCTATGAATTCGGCGGCGGCGCTTTCGTCGGGGGCGGCATCCGCTATGTCGATTCGGTGAAGACCGACATCGACCGCGCGACCCGCGACCTGCCGTCCTATGTATTGGCCGACGTGTCGGCGGGCTATGATTTCGAGCGTTTCCGTGTCCAGCTCAACGTCAAGAACCTGTTCGACAAGCATTATTTCGTGAACAATTATCAGACGCTGTTTTACGGCAATGTCGTCGGTGAACCGCGGAGCGTGACGGTTTCGCTGCGCGCGAACTTCTGA
- a CDS encoding MurR/RpiR family transcriptional regulator: MSDQNTDRPAIPNVPLLQRLQADLEHYSPAERAIAAYILGHYATLAFETALSLADKVGVAEITIGRFARRLGYRNFKALKNELKDNSEEGFPWLMGDQLAEFVESGDAGDESETSIQREMKSLIEVYRLAETPQFAKAVELLARSQRVQIAGFQTERGIAMLLANHLQFMRDGVGLVDLSAGNYADVFAADETDRCLVVIDIRRYSRQSYLLAEQASQQGIPLIVLTDLFCDWAPRFTPHVLAVPTQTGMFWSSPVALVCAVNLLVNSVIKTIGTRVEQRLERLTQLHQAFTGYAGHQPPRPKLS; encoded by the coding sequence ATGAGCGACCAGAACACCGATCGGCCAGCGATCCCCAACGTGCCGCTGCTCCAGCGGCTGCAGGCCGATCTCGAACATTATTCACCGGCCGAACGCGCGATCGCGGCCTATATCCTCGGCCATTATGCGACGCTGGCGTTCGAGACGGCGCTTTCGCTGGCCGACAAGGTAGGGGTCGCCGAAATCACCATCGGCCGCTTTGCCCGCCGGCTCGGCTATCGCAACTTCAAGGCGCTGAAGAATGAACTGAAGGACAATAGCGAAGAAGGTTTTCCCTGGTTGATGGGCGACCAGCTCGCCGAGTTCGTCGAATCGGGCGATGCCGGGGACGAAAGCGAAACGAGCATCCAGCGCGAAATGAAGTCGCTGATCGAAGTTTACAGGCTTGCCGAGACCCCGCAATTCGCGAAGGCGGTCGAACTGCTCGCCCGGTCGCAGCGCGTCCAGATCGCGGGATTCCAGACCGAACGCGGGATTGCGATGCTGCTCGCCAACCATCTGCAATTCATGCGCGACGGGGTCGGCCTGGTCGACCTCAGCGCGGGCAATTATGCCGACGTATTCGCCGCCGACGAGACCGACCGCTGCCTCGTCGTCATCGATATCCGGCGCTATTCGCGCCAATCCTATCTGCTCGCCGAGCAAGCGAGCCAGCAGGGCATCCCGCTGATCGTCCTCACCGACCTGTTCTGCGACTGGGCGCCGCGGTTTACGCCGCATGTGCTGGCCGTGCCGACGCAGACGGGGATGTTCTGGAGTTCGCCCGTCGCGCTCGTCTGCGCGGTCAATCTGCTCGTCAACAGCGTGATCAAGACGATCGGGACGCGCGTCGAACAGCGGCTCGAAAGGCTGACACAGCTCCATCAGGCGTTCACCGGCTATGCCGGGCATCAGCCGCCGCGGCCGAAATTGTCCTGA
- a CDS encoding threonine aldolase family protein, with protein sequence MTGKPQQFASDNYAGICPEAWAATAAANDGSARAYGDDIWTQRAADAFRTLFETKCEVFFAFNGTAANSLALAALCQSYHSVICSSSAHVETDECGAPEFFSNGSKLLVAQTPDGKLNPEAIRALACGRSDIHFPKPRVVTITQPTETGQVYSIDEISAISATCRELGLKLHMDGARFAHACATLGCTPADITWRAGVDVLCFGGTKNGMAAGEAIIFFDTSLATDFDYRCKQAGQLASKMRFLSAPWIGLLESGAWLGNARHANDCAASLATTIAGLPGVRLAFPVEANSVFLSAPDTVLDGLRERGWLFYTFIGGSARFMFAWDSDIAVVRALGQDIVELCAPAAGMPPAPQSSYG encoded by the coding sequence ATGACAGGAAAGCCGCAACAATTCGCCAGCGATAATTATGCCGGTATCTGCCCCGAAGCCTGGGCGGCGACGGCCGCCGCCAATGACGGTTCGGCGCGGGCCTATGGCGACGATATATGGACGCAGCGCGCCGCGGACGCGTTCCGCACGCTGTTCGAGACGAAGTGCGAAGTGTTTTTCGCCTTCAACGGCACCGCCGCCAATTCGCTCGCGCTCGCCGCGCTTTGCCAATCCTATCACAGCGTGATCTGTTCCTCGTCGGCGCATGTCGAAACCGACGAGTGCGGCGCGCCCGAATTTTTCTCCAACGGGTCGAAACTGCTCGTCGCGCAAACCCCCGACGGAAAACTGAACCCCGAGGCGATCCGCGCCCTCGCCTGCGGCCGGTCGGATATTCACTTCCCCAAGCCGCGCGTGGTGACGATCACCCAGCCGACCGAGACCGGGCAGGTTTATTCTATCGACGAAATCAGCGCGATCTCGGCGACGTGCCGCGAACTGGGGCTGAAGCTGCATATGGATGGCGCCCGCTTCGCGCATGCCTGCGCGACGCTCGGCTGCACACCCGCGGACATTACGTGGCGCGCCGGAGTCGATGTCCTGTGCTTCGGCGGCACGAAGAACGGCATGGCGGCAGGCGAGGCGATCATCTTCTTCGACACGAGCCTCGCGACCGATTTCGACTACCGGTGCAAGCAGGCGGGACAGCTTGCCTCGAAGATGCGCTTCCTGTCGGCGCCGTGGATCGGGCTGCTCGAAAGCGGCGCCTGGCTGGGCAACGCCCGCCACGCCAATGATTGCGCCGCCAGCCTCGCGACAACGATCGCCGGTCTCCCCGGCGTCCGGCTCGCCTTCCCCGTCGAGGCCAATTCGGTGTTCCTCAGCGCTCCCGACACGGTGCTCGACGGGCTGCGCGAGCGCGGCTGGCTGTTCTACACCTTCATCGGCGGCAGCGCCCGCTTCATGTTCGCGTGGGATTCGGACATCGCGGTGGTCCGGGCGCTGGGACAGGATATCGTCGAACTGTGCGCGCCCGCGGCCGGAATGCCGCCGGCACCACAATCGAGCTATGGCTGA
- a CDS encoding acyl-CoA synthetase encodes MRLVDWLDKGASLGADAPCLTMDGESLSYGEVQALTHHVARGLHASGISPGKHVAILSGNDPAAFACVFAISRAAAVWCPINPRNEAAENAYVLDNFDCAALFFHSKFAELVDVLRKDLPKLELLVCLDAEQPFAPSLDEWLAGAPDTPFTAAPVSDLAMIPGTGGTTGHPKGVMLTNRNLEAMTALTLMGYPFEGRPVYLAMAPLTHAAGVLAFPIMAHGGEIVIMPYPDIGQFLALAARHRATHTFLPPTLIYMLLDHPDLAATDLSSLQCFWYGAAPISAARLEEAIGKLGPVVAQLFGQTEAPMMISMMAPKDHFNPDGTIARYRLSSAGRPGPLVQVAILDGGGHPVPKGERGEIVVRGSLVMDGYYKNPAATAEATVDGWHRTGDIGYLDPDNFLFIVDRAKDMIITGGFNVYSAEVEQALLAHPAVQDGAVFGLPDDKWGERVCAVVQLRAGQSADPQAIIAHVKAAIGSVKAPKELEIWDDLPRSKVGKVLKKDIRAGKLATLDQP; translated from the coding sequence ATGCGGCTGGTCGACTGGCTCGACAAGGGGGCATCGCTCGGCGCCGATGCGCCCTGCCTGACGATGGACGGCGAAAGCCTGTCCTATGGCGAGGTGCAGGCGTTGACGCACCATGTTGCGCGCGGGCTCCACGCGTCGGGGATCAGCCCCGGCAAACATGTCGCGATCCTGTCGGGCAACGATCCGGCCGCTTTCGCCTGTGTCTTTGCCATCTCGCGCGCCGCCGCTGTCTGGTGTCCGATTAACCCGCGCAACGAAGCCGCCGAGAACGCCTATGTGCTCGACAATTTCGACTGCGCGGCCTTGTTTTTCCACAGCAAATTCGCCGAACTGGTCGATGTGCTCAGGAAGGATCTGCCCAAGCTCGAGCTGCTTGTCTGCCTCGATGCCGAACAGCCCTTCGCTCCGTCGCTCGACGAGTGGCTGGCGGGCGCCCCCGACACCCCATTCACGGCGGCGCCCGTCAGCGATCTGGCGATGATCCCCGGCACCGGCGGTACGACCGGGCATCCCAAGGGCGTCATGCTGACGAACCGCAATCTGGAAGCGATGACCGCGCTCACCCTGATGGGTTATCCGTTCGAGGGGCGGCCGGTCTATCTCGCGATGGCGCCGCTCACCCATGCGGCGGGCGTGCTTGCTTTCCCGATCATGGCGCATGGCGGCGAGATCGTGATCATGCCCTATCCCGATATCGGGCAATTTCTGGCGCTCGCGGCGCGGCACCGGGCAACGCATACCTTTCTGCCGCCGACGCTGATTTACATGCTGCTCGACCATCCCGACCTCGCGGCAACCGACCTCTCTTCGCTGCAATGTTTCTGGTACGGCGCGGCGCCGATATCGGCGGCGCGGCTCGAAGAGGCGATCGGCAAGCTCGGTCCCGTGGTGGCGCAGCTTTTCGGCCAGACGGAAGCGCCGATGATGATCTCGATGATGGCACCGAAGGATCATTTCAATCCCGACGGAACGATCGCGCGCTATCGCCTGTCGTCGGCCGGCCGGCCGGGGCCGCTGGTGCAGGTCGCCATTCTGGACGGCGGGGGCCATCCGGTTCCGAAGGGCGAGCGCGGCGAAATCGTCGTGCGCGGTTCGCTGGTGATGGACGGCTATTACAAGAATCCCGCCGCGACCGCCGAAGCGACCGTGGACGGCTGGCACCGCACAGGCGACATCGGCTATCTGGATCCCGACAATTTCCTGTTCATCGTCGACCGCGCCAAGGACATGATCATCACCGGCGGCTTCAACGTCTATTCGGCCGAGGTCGAACAGGCATTGCTGGCGCATCCGGCGGTGCAGGACGGCGCGGTGTTCGGCCTGCCCGACGACAAATGGGGCGAGCGCGTCTGCGCGGTCGTCCAGCTTCGCGCGGGGCAGAGCGCCGATCCGCAAGCGATCATCGCCCACGTCAAGGCGGCGATCGGCAGCGTCAAGGCGCCGAAAGAGCTCGAGATCTGGGACGACCTGCCGCGCTCGAAGGTCGGCAAGGTGCTGAAGAAGGACATCCGCGCGGGCAAGCTCGCGACCCTCGATCAGCCATAG
- a CDS encoding DUF5938 domain-containing protein — protein MSKKKPVIVYGASGYTGRLVCEYLRELGIPFIAAGRDAKRVQEVMDKIPGIETADYEVAEVDHSVKALTKLFKDAKVVCNMVGPFIKYGPETVEACLAAGVHYLDTTGEQDWMLLAQEKWGDAFAKKGLLLSPCVAQMYTAGEIAANIALETMPGLDTLDMLVLWKGFPTYASVQTIFTILKADWYYLENNKYVQWPTLTATECQVPGQHATALTLPWGGTSHPIWFKDDPRVSTVKVYGGVFAREVMDNVVNMTKMIDTDIKPLPFAEQEAALSKMAESVQGDMPPRENPRLNTSIDSVYASGPLGRVHVLIHGNCNYKQTGLMQAWCAANLLQQPPRRAGFASACQAFGHREIFGAMRQFGLVLKPIVTVHD, from the coding sequence ATGAGCAAGAAGAAACCTGTCATCGTCTATGGCGCCTCGGGCTACACCGGCCGCCTCGTCTGCGAATATCTGCGCGAACTCGGCATCCCGTTCATCGCGGCCGGGCGCGACGCGAAGCGCGTGCAGGAGGTGATGGACAAGATCCCCGGCATCGAAACCGCCGATTATGAGGTCGCGGAGGTCGACCATAGCGTCAAGGCGCTGACCAAGCTGTTCAAGGACGCGAAGGTCGTGTGCAACATGGTCGGGCCGTTCATCAAATATGGGCCCGAAACGGTCGAGGCGTGCCTTGCCGCGGGCGTCCATTATCTCGACACCACCGGCGAGCAGGACTGGATGCTGTTGGCGCAGGAAAAATGGGGCGACGCCTTTGCCAAAAAGGGCCTGCTGCTGTCGCCCTGCGTCGCGCAGATGTACACGGCCGGTGAGATCGCGGCGAACATCGCGCTGGAGACGATGCCCGGGCTCGACACGCTCGACATGCTCGTCCTGTGGAAGGGGTTCCCGACCTATGCCTCGGTCCAGACGATCTTCACGATTCTGAAGGCCGACTGGTATTATCTTGAAAACAATAAATATGTTCAGTGGCCGACCCTGACCGCAACCGAATGCCAGGTGCCGGGCCAGCATGCTACAGCGCTGACCCTGCCGTGGGGCGGCACCTCGCACCCGATCTGGTTCAAGGACGACCCGCGCGTTTCGACGGTCAAGGTCTATGGCGGCGTGTTCGCGCGCGAGGTCATGGACAATGTCGTCAACATGACGAAGATGATCGATACCGACATCAAGCCGCTGCCCTTCGCCGAGCAGGAAGCGGCGCTGTCGAAAATGGCGGAATCGGTACAGGGCGACATGCCGCCGCGCGAAAATCCGCGGCTCAACACCAGCATCGATTCGGTCTACGCCTCGGGGCCTCTCGGCCGCGTGCATGTGCTGATCCACGGCAACTGCAATTACAAGCAGACCGGGCTGATGCAGGCGTGGTGTGCGGCGAACCTGCTGCAACAGCCGCCGCGCCGCGCCGGCTTCGCTTCGGCCTGCCAGGCGTTCGGGCATCGCGAGATATTCGGGGCGATGCGCCAGTTCGGACTGGTGCTGAAACCGATCGTCACGGTCCACGACTGA
- a CDS encoding SDR family NAD(P)-dependent oxidoreductase, which translates to MMRFTGKSVLITGAARGIGLAAAQEFAREGASVTITDIDAEEAEHAAGAIRAEGLKAEARRQDVADETAWEALVAEVVAREGKLDILVNNAGMGFLKSVVDTDIAEWQRLMAVNLESVFLGVRVGIAAMKERGGVIVNVASIAANVAEPLFPAYNASKAGVAMLTKAVAVDCARNGWPVRINSLHPGYCETKLVADAVGALGEEAAGFAAATAAAIPLGRMATTREIARPLLFLASDDAAYMCGSELIVDGGYTAI; encoded by the coding sequence ATGATGCGATTTACGGGCAAGAGCGTACTGATCACGGGCGCAGCGCGAGGGATAGGCCTCGCGGCCGCGCAGGAGTTTGCGCGCGAGGGCGCATCGGTGACGATCACCGATATCGATGCCGAAGAAGCGGAACACGCGGCTGGCGCAATCCGCGCCGAGGGGCTGAAGGCAGAGGCGCGCCGTCAGGACGTCGCCGACGAGACCGCGTGGGAAGCGCTGGTCGCCGAGGTCGTGGCGCGCGAGGGCAAACTCGACATTCTCGTCAACAACGCGGGCATGGGGTTTCTGAAATCGGTCGTCGATACCGATATCGCCGAATGGCAGCGCTTGATGGCGGTCAACCTCGAGAGCGTGTTCCTCGGCGTTCGCGTCGGGATCGCGGCGATGAAGGAGCGGGGCGGGGTGATCGTCAACGTCGCGTCGATCGCGGCGAACGTCGCCGAGCCGCTCTTCCCCGCCTATAACGCCAGCAAGGCCGGGGTCGCGATGCTGACCAAGGCGGTCGCGGTCGATTGCGCGCGCAATGGCTGGCCGGTGCGGATCAACTCGCTGCACCCCGGCTATTGCGAGACCAAGCTGGTCGCCGATGCGGTTGGGGCGCTCGGAGAGGAGGCGGCGGGCTTTGCCGCCGCGACCGCCGCCGCCATTCCGCTGGGCCGCATGGCGACGACGCGCGAGATTGCGCGGCCGCTGCTGTTCCTCGCCAGCGACGACGCGGCGTACATGTGCGGCAGCGAGCTGATCGTCGACGGTGGCTACACCGCAATTTGA
- a CDS encoding TonB-dependent receptor, producing the protein MTNKAFLATCLSTTMLMGWHDAASAQEAPVAPEATGTESGGIAEIVVTAQKREQRLQDVPAAVSAIGGDALAARGINETSDLMGAVPSLQISTPYGKTQPNFSLRGISVANEFSASTASPVGVYVDEVYQSFRASHGGQLYDIDRVEVLRGPQGTLYGRNTTGGAISFFTRKPKLGEDEGYFTIGYANYDTKTVEGGFEKTLIPDVLGIRIAGTVAKGDGWQYNPAQDRHVATTDSMAGRISLRWKPTDTLDINLKAYAAKDDPWTANAYSIGQFANGEDIVGYSRFNPAQNGGRALGKNEVSADQGGKSLSSSKGVALNIELELNDYFTLTSITGYDTGKYSISPNDCDGSPLDVCSIRFNSTSKNFNQDLRLNYSDDNIDFVGGLYYGKDTIKTRNEPDFFGALRPMLLGLGVPGGYNNAPIGTPDSIRVLPAFALDPTLTPGSAGFCDPVVVNPNGFFDARTLVAYQTDAAINNSGNFPAGGAYYQGCLAAGAGPFGPILGEQKFDVQRPSKAIYGDLTWKATDQLTVAIGLRYTMDKVKFRNGSTIIYALDGVTPVVNLIPYAFPYDPDLPTMNLQEKANRLTGRANISYKFTDDVMGYIQYSRGYRSGSYNGLAYQGTNQVYYIKPEKVNAYEGGLKTQFLDRRVQLNLAGFYYDYSNQQTTQVVGATTFTRSANGRVWGGEAELTVAPADGLQLNASFGYLNSKYKGNVVDPADPATQFTRNVNGNPFPNAPKVTFNAGFDWDIFERGDSKLTLRGDASYMGKYYFDAFGDYGLDPCDKPGAPGAVRPAGVAFTCGNPGYWLFNSRLTYKANDNLSVSAWVKNLTNKYYYTYGLNIDVFGLDYLNRGTPRTYGVEATFSF; encoded by the coding sequence GTGACCAACAAAGCTTTTCTGGCAACCTGCCTGTCGACCACGATGCTGATGGGATGGCATGACGCCGCATCGGCCCAAGAGGCGCCCGTGGCTCCCGAAGCCACCGGGACGGAGAGCGGCGGGATCGCCGAGATCGTCGTGACCGCGCAGAAGCGCGAACAGAGGTTGCAGGATGTTCCCGCGGCGGTGTCGGCGATCGGCGGCGATGCGCTCGCGGCGCGGGGCATCAACGAAACCTCCGACCTGATGGGTGCGGTGCCGAGCCTCCAGATCTCGACCCCCTACGGCAAGACCCAGCCGAACTTCTCGCTGCGCGGGATTTCGGTGGCGAACGAATTCTCCGCATCCACCGCGTCGCCGGTCGGCGTCTATGTCGACGAGGTCTATCAGAGCTTCCGCGCCAGCCATGGCGGGCAGCTTTACGATATCGACCGCGTCGAGGTGCTGCGCGGTCCGCAGGGCACGCTCTATGGCCGCAATACCACCGGCGGCGCGATCAGCTTCTTCACCCGGAAACCGAAGCTGGGCGAAGACGAGGGCTATTTCACCATCGGCTACGCCAATTACGACACCAAGACGGTCGAGGGCGGTTTCGAAAAGACGTTGATCCCCGACGTCCTCGGCATACGCATCGCGGGGACGGTCGCGAAGGGCGACGGCTGGCAATATAATCCGGCGCAGGATCGCCATGTGGCCACCACCGATTCGATGGCCGGCCGTATTTCGTTGCGCTGGAAGCCGACCGACACCCTCGACATCAACCTGAAAGCCTATGCGGCGAAGGACGATCCCTGGACGGCGAACGCCTATTCGATCGGCCAGTTCGCGAACGGCGAGGATATCGTCGGCTATTCGCGCTTCAATCCCGCGCAGAACGGCGGCCGCGCGCTCGGCAAGAACGAGGTCTCCGCCGATCAGGGCGGCAAGTCGCTCTCCTCGTCGAAGGGGGTCGCGCTCAACATCGAGCTGGAACTCAATGACTATTTCACGCTGACCTCGATCACCGGCTATGACACGGGCAAATACAGCATCTCGCCCAACGACTGCGACGGTTCGCCGCTGGACGTCTGCTCGATCCGGTTCAACAGCACCAGCAAGAATTTCAACCAGGATCTCCGCCTGAACTACTCCGACGACAACATCGATTTCGTCGGCGGGCTCTATTATGGCAAGGACACCATCAAGACGCGGAACGAGCCCGACTTCTTCGGTGCGCTGAGGCCGATGCTGCTGGGGCTGGGGGTTCCCGGCGGTTACAACAACGCCCCGATCGGGACGCCGGACTCGATCCGCGTGCTCCCTGCGTTTGCGCTCGATCCGACCCTGACCCCGGGCTCGGCGGGCTTTTGCGATCCCGTCGTCGTCAATCCGAACGGCTTTTTCGATGCGCGGACGCTGGTCGCGTACCAGACCGATGCCGCGATCAACAATTCGGGCAATTTCCCCGCTGGCGGTGCCTATTATCAAGGGTGCCTCGCCGCTGGCGCCGGCCCGTTTGGCCCGATCCTGGGCGAGCAGAAGTTCGATGTGCAGCGGCCGTCGAAGGCGATCTACGGCGACCTCACATGGAAGGCGACCGACCAGCTGACGGTCGCGATCGGCCTGCGTTACACGATGGACAAGGTGAAGTTCCGGAACGGCAGCACGATCATCTACGCCCTCGATGGCGTGACGCCGGTGGTCAACCTGATCCCCTATGCCTTCCCCTACGACCCCGACCTGCCGACGATGAACCTGCAGGAAAAGGCGAACCGTCTGACCGGCCGCGCCAATATCAGCTACAAGTTCACCGACGATGTCATGGGCTACATCCAGTACAGCCGCGGCTATCGCAGCGGCAGCTATAACGGTCTCGCGTATCAGGGCACGAACCAAGTCTATTATATCAAGCCCGAAAAGGTGAACGCTTATGAAGGCGGTTTGAAGACCCAGTTCCTCGACCGCCGCGTCCAGCTCAACCTTGCGGGCTTCTATTACGACTATTCGAACCAGCAGACGACGCAGGTCGTCGGTGCGACCACCTTCACCCGCAGCGCCAACGGCCGCGTCTGGGGCGGCGAGGCCGAACTGACCGTCGCGCCAGCCGACGGCCTTCAGCTCAACGCATCCTTCGGTTACCTCAACAGCAAATATAAGGGCAATGTTGTCGACCCGGCCGATCCCGCGACGCAGTTCACGCGGAACGTCAACGGCAATCCCTTCCCGAATGCGCCGAAGGTCACCTTCAACGCGGGCTTCGACTGGGATATCTTCGAGCGCGGCGACAGCAAGCTGACGCTGCGCGGCGACGCCAGCTATATGGGCAAATATTATTTCGATGCCTTTGGCGACTACGGGCTTGATCCGTGCGACAAGCCCGGCGCCCCCGGCGCCGTCCGCCCTGCCGGCGTTGCCTTTACCTGCGGCAATCCGGGTTACTGGCTCTTCAACAGCCGCCTGACCTATAAGGCCAACGACAATCTGTCGGTCAGCGCGTGGGTCAAGAACCTGACCAACAAATATTACTACACCTACGGCCTCAATATCGATGTCTTCGGGCTCGATTATCTGAACCGCGGCACGCCGCGCACTTACGGCGTCGAAGCGACGTTCAGTTTCTGA